In Scylla paramamosain isolate STU-SP2022 chromosome 1, ASM3559412v1, whole genome shotgun sequence, one DNA window encodes the following:
- the LOC135103187 gene encoding pseudohemocyanin-2-like produces MKLLVVFALVALSAAAPWSGYMSDEPDGVPTYQKQHDVNYVFYKIFEGLRDNRLADKATSFNPVGDISMYKDGGVAVRHLMDELTHGRLLEKKHWAVATNKRHLEEAIMLFEVFMQCKDWNCVASNGAYFRERVNEEEFIYAAYHAIKHSPLTQHVVLPAMYEVKPHHFTKTQVIEEAYEAKEMRLRNIIFQNNFTGTPNDIEHRVAYYREDIGVGTHHLMIHLENPFWWKDTYGYHIDRKGENFFYAYHQLLNRYEAERISNYLPPLQELKLDEPLKEGFTPQTTYKFGPPFPIRNDDIHLHDVDKIGRIHEIVHMEDRIHDAIAHGYVEDEQGNKINIENDHGIDILGDIIQSSMYSPNRKYYGNLTTLAYTLLDHQTDPKNKYDTPPGVLAHLETLPRDPAAWRLHKRIDNIFREHIDSLPPYTKEQLVFPGITVADIQIQGNLETYFEEYKYDLINAFNDNTTQTEFYDIYATMPRLNHKEFTYKIKVQNNNGSPKKSVIRILAMPYRDGNGAIIPFDEGRWLAIEMDLFVKTLTPGDNEITRKSSEASITVPDVPTYKTLVEMTESRQTLEMYESATGIPNRLLLPKGNEEGVQFRLLVAVTDAQQDVNDESIITMNKYHHYGVRGVQPDKRPFGYPLDRRVPDEHIVDEVPNIKETMVKVYNHNIFIPIPHN; encoded by the exons ATGAAGCTTCTGGTGGTGTTTGCTCTGGTGGCCCTGAGCGCCGCAGCTCCATGGTCCGGCTATATGTCGGATGAACCGGACG gggTTCCGACGTATCAGAAGCAACATGATGTAAACTATGTCTTCTACAAGATTTTCGAAGGTCTCCGCGATAACAGACTGGCTGACAAGGCAACATCCTTTAATCCTGTGGGAGACATTTCCATGTACAAGGATGGAGGAGTCGCCGTCCGTCACCTTATGGATGAGCTCACACACGGCCGTCTCCTGGAGAAGAAACACTGGGCTGTCGCCACCAACAAACGCCATCTGGAGGAGGCAATCATGCTCTTCGAGGTGTTTATGCAGTGCAAGGACTGGAACTGCGTCGCCAGCAATGGAGCTTACTTCAGGGAGCgagtgaatgaggaagaatTCATCTATGCTGCCTACCATGCCATCAAGCACTCTCCTCTCACCCAGCATGTCGTTCTGCCCGCCATGTACGAGGTAAAGCCACACCACTTCACCAAGACCCAGGTCATCGAGGAAGCCTACGAGGCCAAAGAGATGAGGCTTCGCAACATAATCTTCCAAAATAACTTCACTGGTACACCTAACGACATCGAACATAGAGTCGCATACTACCGTGAAGATATTGGCGTTGGCACTCACCATTTGATGATTCACTTGGAGAATCCATTCTGGTGGAAAGACACCTACGGCTACCACATtgataggaagggagagaacttCTTCTATGCCTATCACCAGCTCCTCAACCGTTACGAGGCTGAGCGCATCTCCAATTATCTGCCTCCTCTACAGGAGCTGAAGCTCGACGAGCCCCTGAAAGAAGGATTTACTCCGCAGACCACCTACAAGTTCGGTCCACCCTTCCCCATCCGCAATGACGACATCCACCTCCATGACGTAGACAAGATAGGCAGAATTCACGAAATCGTTCACATGGAAGACCGCATCCACGATGCCATCGCTCACGGTTACGTGGAGGACGAGCAGGGAAACAAGATCAACATCGAAAACGACCACGGCATTGACATCTTGGGTGACATCATTCAGTCCTCTATGTACAGCCCCAACCGCAAGTACTACGGCAATCTCACCACCCTGGCCTACACATTGCTTGACCACCAGACCGACCCCAAGAATAAGTACGACACTCCCCCCGGCGTGCTCGCACACTTGGAGACCCTCCCACGCGATCCCGCTGCCTGGAGACTGCACAAGAGAATAGACAACATCTTCAGGGAGCACAtcgactctcttcctccttacaccAAGGAACAACTCGTATTCCCGGGCATAACTGTGGCGGACATCCAGATCCAAGGCAACCTTGAAACTTACTTTGAGGAGTACAAATACGACCTGATCAACGCCTTCAACGACAACACCACTCAGACCGAGTTCTATGACATCTATGCAACAATGCCTCGCCTCAACCATAAGGAGTTCACCTATAAGATCAAAGTGCAGAACAACAATGGCTCCCCAAAGAAGTCTGTCATTCGCATCCTCGCCATGCCGTACCGCGACGGTAACGGTGCCATCATCCCCTTTGACGAAGGCCGCTGGCTTGCTATCGAGATGGACCTCTTCGTGAAGACTT TGACTCCGGGAGACAACGAGATCACACGCAAGAGTTCAGAGGCTTCCATCACTGTACCTGACGTCCCGACGTATAAGACTCTCGTTGAGATGACCGAGTCTCGTCAGACCCTAGAGATGTACGAGAGCGCCACTGGCATTCCTAACAGACTGCTTCTGCCCAAGGGTAACGAGGAGGGTGTGCAGTTTAGACTGCTAGTGGCTGTCACTGATGCTCAGCAGGACGTCAATGACGAGAGCATCATTACCATGaacaaataccaccactacGGTGTCCGCGGCGTCCAGCCCGACAAGAGGCCATTCGGCTACCCGTTGGACCGTCGTGTTCCTGACGAACACATTGTCGACGAGGTGCCCAACATCAAGGAGACCATGGTCAAGGTCTACAACCACAATATCTTCATTCCCATCCCTCATAACTAA
- the LOC135104346 gene encoding pseudohemocyanin-2-like: MWGEGRESQQYIKQQEDITDSTSSNMKLLVVIALVGLSAAAAWPSYMSDEPDGVPTHQKQHDVNYAFYKIFEPLRDNRLADKATSFNPVGDISMYKDGGVAVRHLMDELTHGRLLEKKHWAVATNKRHLEEAIMLFEVFMQCKDWNCVASNGAYFRERVNEEEFIYAAYHAIKHSPLTQHVVLPAMYEVKPHHFTKTQVIEEAYEAKEMRLRNIIFQNNFTGTPNDIEHRVAYYREDVGVGTHHLMIHLENPFWWKDTYGYHIDRKGENFFYAYHQLLNRYEAERISNYLPPLQELKLDEPLKEGFTPQTTYKFGPPFPIRNDDIHLHDVDKIGRIHEIVHMEDRIHDAIAHGYVEDEQGNKINIENDHGIDILGDIIQSSMYSPNRKYYGNLTTLAYTLLDHQTDPKNKYDTPPGVLAHLETLPRDPAAWRLHKRIDNIFREHIDSLPPYTKEQLVFPGITVADIQIQGNLETYFEEYKYDLINAFNDNTTQTEFYDIYATMPRLNHKEFTYKIKVQNNNGSPKKSVIRILAMPYRDGNGAIIPFDEGRWLAIEMDLFVKTLTPGDNEIIRKSSEASITVPDVPTYKTLVEMTESHQTLEMYESATGIPNRLLLPKGNEEGVQFRLLVAVTDAQQDVNDESIITMNKYHHYGVRGVQPDKRPFGYPLDRRVPDEHIVDEVPNIKETMVKVYNHNVFIPIPHN; the protein is encoded by the exons ATGTGGGGCGAAGGCCGCGAGAGCCAACAGTATATAAAGCAACAAGAGGACATCACAGACAGCACTAGCTCCAACATGAAGCTTTTGGTGGTGATTGCTCTGGTGGGCCTCAGCGCCGCAGCTGCATGGCCCAGCTATATGTCAGATGAGCCTGACG gtgttccTACGCATCAGAAGCAACATGATGTAAACTATGCCTTCTACAAGATTTTCGAACCTCTCCGCGATAACAGACTGGCTGACAAGGCAACATCCTTTAATCCTGTGGGAGACATTTCCATGTACAAGGATGGAGGAGTCGCCGTCCGTCACCTTATGGATGAGCTCACACATGGCCGTCTGCTGGAGAAGAAACACTGGGCTGTCGCCACCAACAAACGCCATCTGGAGGAGGCAATCATGCTCTTCGAGGTGTTTATGCAGTGCAAGGACTGGAACTGCGTCGCCAGCAATGGAGCTTACTTCAGGGAGCgagtgaatgaggaagaatTCATCTATGCTGCCTACCATGCCATCAAGCACTCTCCTCTCACCCAGCATGTCGTTCTGCCCGCCATGTACGAGGTAAAGCCACACCACTTCACCAAGACCCAGGTCATCGAGGAAGCCTATGAGGCCAAAGAGATGAGGCTTCGCAACATAATCTTCCAAAATAACTTCACTGGTACACCTAACGACATCGAACATAGAGTCGCATACTACCGTGAAGATGTTGGCGTTGGCACTCACCATTTGATGATTCATTTGGAGAATCCATTCTGGTGGAAAGACACCTACGGCTACCACATtgataggaagggagagaacttCTTCTATGCCTATCACCAGCTCCTCAACCGTTACGAGGCTGAGCGCATCTCCAATTACCTGCCTCCTCTACAGGAGCTGAAGCTCGACGAGCCCCTGAAAGAAGGATTTACTCCGCAGACCACCTACAAGTTCGGTCCACCCTTCCCCATCCGCAATGACGACATCCACCTCCATGACGTAGACAAGATAGGCAGAATTCACGAAATCGTTCACATGGAAGACCGCATCCACGATGCCATCGCTCACGGTTACGTGGAGGACGAGCAGGGAAACAAGATCAACATCGAAAACGACCACGGCATTGACATCTTGGGTGACATCATTCAGTCCTCTATGTACAGCCCCAACCGCAAGTACTACGGCAATCTCACCACCCTGGCCTACACATTGCTTGACCACCAGACCGACCCCAAGAATAAGTACGACACTCCCCCCGGCGTGCTCGCACACTTGGAGACCCTCCCACGCGATCCCGCTGCCTGGAGACTGCACAAGAGAATAGACAACATCTTCAGGGAGCACAtcgactctcttcctccttacaccAAGGAACAACTCGTATTCCCGGGCATAACTGTGGCGGACATCCAGATCCAAGGCAACCTTGAAACTTACTTTGAGGAGTACAAATACGACCTGATCAACGCCTTCAACGACAACACCACTCAGACCGAGTTCTATGACATCTATGCAACAATGCCTCGCCTCAACCATAAGGAGTTCACCTATAAGATCAAAGTGCAGAACAACAATGGCTCCCCAAAGAAATCTGTCATTCGCATCCTCGCCATGCCGTACCGCGACGGTAACGGTGCCATCATCCCCTTTGACGAAGGCCGCTGGCTTGCTATCGAGATGGACCTCTTCGTGAAGACTC TGACTCCGGGAGACAACGAGATCATACGCAAGAGTTCAGAGGCTTCCATCACTGTACCCGACGTCCCGACATATAAGACTCTCGTTGAGATGACCGAGTCTCATCAGACCCTAGAGATGTACGAGAGCGCCACTGGCATTCCTAACAGACTGCTTCTGCCCAAGGGTAACGAGGAGGGTGTGCAGTTTAGACTGCTAGTGGCTGTCACTGATGCTCAGCAGGACGTCAATGACGAGAGCATCATTACCATGaacaaataccaccactacGGTGTCCGCGGCGTCCAGCCCGACAAGAGGCCATTCGGCTACCCGTTGGACCGTCGTGTTCCTGACGAACACATTGTCGACGAGGTGCCCAACATCAAGGAGACCATGGTCAAGGTCTACAATCACAATGTCTTCATTCCCATTCCTCATAACTAA
- the LOC135103746 gene encoding pseudohemocyanin-2-like, translating to MWGEGRESQQYIKQQEDITDSTSSNMKLLVVIALVGLSAAAAWPSYMSDEPDGVPTHQKQHDVNYAFYKIFEPLRDNRLADKATSFNPVGDISMYKDGGVAVRHLMDELTHGRLLEKKHWAVATNKRHLEEAIMLFEVFMQCKDWNCVASNGAYFRERVNEEEFIYAAYHAIKHSPLTQHVVLPAMYEVKPHHFTKTQVIEEAYEAKEMRLRNIIFQNNFTGTPNDIEHRVAYYREDVGVGTHHLMIHLENPFWWKDTYGYHIDRKGENFFYAYHQLLNRYEAERISNYLPPLQELKLDEPLKEGFTPQTTYKFGPPFPIRNDDIHLHDVDKIGRIHEIVHMEDRIHDAIAHGYVEDEQGNKINIENDHGIDILGDIIQSSMYSPNRKYYGNLTTLAYTLLDHQTDPKNKYDTPPGVLAHLETLPRDPAAWRLHKRIDNIFREHIDSLPPYTKEQLVFPGITVADIQIQGNLETYFEEYKYDLINAFNDNTTQTEFYDIYATMPRLNHKEFTYKIKVQNNNGSPKKSVIRILAMPYRDGNGAIIPFDEGRWLAIEMDLFVKTLTPGDNEITRKSSEASITVPDVPTYKTLVEMTESHQTLEMYESATGIPNRLLLPKGNEEGVQFRLLVAVTDAQQDVNDESIITMNKYHHYGVRGVQPDKRPFGYPLDRRVPDEHIVDEVPNIKETMVKVYNHNVFIPIPHN from the exons ATGTGGGGCGAAGGCCGCGAGAGCCAACAGTATATAAAGCAACAAGAGGACATCACAGACAGCACTAGCTCCAACATGAAGCTTTTGGTGGTGATTGCTCTGGTGGGCCTCAGCGCCGCAGCTGCATGGCCCAGCTATATGTCAGATGAGCCTGACG gtgttccTACGCATCAGAAGCAACATGATGTAAACTATGCCTTCTACAAGATTTTCGAACCTCTCCGCGATAACAGACTGGCTGACAAGGCAACATCCTTTAATCCTGTGGGAGACATTTCCATGTACAAGGATGGAGGAGTCGCCGTCCGTCACCTTATGGATGAGCTCACACATGGCCGTCTGCTGGAGAAGAAACACTGGGCTGTCGCCACCAACAAACGCCATCTGGAGGAGGCAATCATGCTCTTCGAGGTGTTTATGCAGTGCAAGGACTGGAACTGCGTCGCCAGCAATGGAGCTTACTTCAGGGAGCgagtgaatgaggaagaatTCATCTATGCTGCCTACCATGCCATCAAGCACTCTCCTCTCACCCAGCATGTCGTTCTGCCCGCCATGTACGAGGTAAAGCCACACCACTTCACCAAGACCCAGGTCATCGAGGAAGCCTATGAGGCCAAAGAGATGAGGCTTCGCAACATAATCTTCCAAAATAACTTCACTGGTACACCTAACGACATCGAACATAGAGTCGCATACTACCGTGAAGATGTTGGCGTTGGCACTCACCATTTGATGATTCACTTGGAGAATCCATTCTGGTGGAAAGACACCTACGGCTACCACATtgataggaagggagagaacttCTTCTATGCCTATCACCAGCTCCTCAACCGTTACGAGGCTGAGCGCATCTCCAATTACCTGCCTCCTCTACAGGAGCTGAAGCTCGACGAGCCCCTGAAAGAAGGATTTACTCCGCAGACCACCTACAAGTTCGGTCCACCCTTCCCCATCCGCAATGACGACATCCACCTCCATGACGTAGACAAGATAGGCAGAATTCACGAAATCGTTCACATGGAAGACCGCATCCACGATGCCATCGCTCACGGTTACGTGGAGGACGAGCAGGGAAACAAGATCAACATCGAAAACGACCACGGCATTGACATCTTGGGTGACATCATTCAGTCCTCTATGTACAGCCCCAACCGCAAGTACTACGGCAATCTCACCACCCTGGCCTACACATTGCTTGACCACCAGACCGACCCCAAGAATAAGTACGACACTCCCCCCGGCGTGCTCGCACACTTGGAGACCCTCCCACGCGATCCCGCTGCCTGGAGACTGCACAAGAGAATAGACAACATCTTCAGGGAGCACAtcgactctcttcctccttacaccAAGGAACAACTCGTATTCCCGGGCATAACTGTGGCGGACATCCAGATCCAAGGCAACCTTGAAACTTACTTTGAGGAGTACAAATACGACCTGATCAACGCCTTCAACGACAACACCACTCAGACCGAGTTCTATGACATCTATGCAACAATGCCTCGCCTCAACCATAAGGAGTTCACCTATAAGATCAAAGTGCAGAACAACAATGGCTCCCCAAAGAAGTCTGTCATTCGCATCCTCGCCATGCCGTACCGCGACGGTAACGGTGCCATCATCCCCTTTGACGAAGGCCGCTGGCTTGCTATCGAGATGGACCTCTTCGTGAAGACTC TGACTCCGGGAGACAACGAGATCACACGCAAGAGTTCAGAGGCTTCCATCACTGTACCTGACGTCCCGACGTATAAGACTCTCGTTGAGATGACCGAGTCTCATCAGACCCTAGAGATGTACGAGAGCGCCACTGGCATTCCTAACAGACTGCTTCTGCCCAAGGGTAACGAGGAGGGTGTGCAGTTTAGACTGCTAGTGGCTGTCACTGATGCTCAGCAGGACGTCAATGACGAGAGCATCATTACCATGaacaaataccaccactacGGTGTCCGCGGCGTCCAGCCCGACAAGAGGCCATTCGGCTACCCGTTGGACCGTCGTGTTCCTGACGAACACATTGTCGACGAGGTGCCCAACATCAAGGAGACCATGGTCAAGGTCTACAATCACAATGTCTTCATTCCCATTCCTCATAACTAA